The Litorilinea aerophila genome has a window encoding:
- a CDS encoding mandelate racemase/muconate lactonizing enzyme family protein, with translation MSDRIRSIEVFPLQIPRETPYLGPLEAGVVPSPRGYFVRPGNQTLYSIHDHSLLVKVTSEGGVVGWGESFGVVAPQVAATIIDELFAPLVIGRDPHDVVAISEDLYNGMRVRGFFGGFYVDAIAGVDMAIWDLRGKLTGLPVCKLLGAQRHSRLPVYVSGLPRATLPERAALARDWIDKGFGAVKFAAAVAHEGEVAEIQAIREAVGPGPKILADLHWRYTDQEAIQLITAMEPYGLYVAEAPVQSEDLEGQARVAAAVKTPIAIGEELRTVYEYRPRFVHRCMSIIQPEMAHMGITFFWQVCQMAQAFHCRVMPHATIGIGIAQAASMHVSAALQNFVMHEYQHSIFDRNLRFVTGTMRCQAGYFYLPEGPGLGVAPTDEVLQYVMGE, from the coding sequence ATGAGCGACCGGATCCGGAGCATTGAAGTCTTTCCCCTCCAGATTCCCCGGGAGACTCCCTACCTGGGCCCCCTGGAAGCCGGGGTGGTCCCCAGCCCCCGGGGTTACTTCGTTCGGCCGGGCAATCAGACCCTCTACAGCATCCACGACCACTCGCTGCTGGTCAAGGTGACCAGCGAGGGAGGCGTGGTGGGCTGGGGGGAAAGCTTCGGCGTGGTGGCCCCGCAGGTGGCGGCCACCATCATCGACGAGCTCTTCGCCCCCCTGGTCATCGGCCGGGATCCCCACGATGTGGTGGCCATCAGCGAGGATCTGTACAACGGCATGCGGGTGCGGGGCTTCTTCGGCGGCTTCTACGTGGACGCCATCGCCGGCGTGGACATGGCCATCTGGGACCTGCGGGGCAAGCTCACCGGGCTGCCGGTCTGCAAGCTGCTGGGGGCTCAACGCCACAGCCGCCTGCCGGTCTACGTCTCCGGCCTGCCCCGGGCGACCCTGCCGGAGCGGGCGGCCCTGGCCCGGGACTGGATCGACAAAGGCTTTGGCGCGGTCAAGTTCGCCGCGGCCGTGGCCCACGAGGGCGAAGTGGCCGAGATCCAGGCCATTCGGGAGGCGGTGGGGCCGGGCCCCAAAATTCTGGCCGACCTCCACTGGCGCTACACCGACCAGGAGGCCATCCAGCTCATCACGGCCATGGAGCCGTATGGCCTGTACGTGGCCGAGGCGCCGGTCCAATCCGAAGATCTGGAGGGGCAGGCCCGGGTGGCCGCGGCGGTGAAGACGCCCATCGCCATCGGCGAGGAGCTGCGCACCGTCTACGAATACCGGCCCCGTTTTGTCCACCGCTGCATGAGCATCATCCAGCCGGAGATGGCCCACATGGGCATCACCTTCTTCTGGCAGGTCTGCCAGATGGCCCAGGCCTTCCACTGTCGGGTCATGCCCCACGCTACCATCGGCATCGGCATTGCCCAGGCAGCCAGCATGCACGTCTCCGCCGCGCTCCAGAACTTTGTCATGCACGAGTACCAGCACTCCATCTTCGACCGCAACCTGCGCTTTGTCACCGGCACCATGCGCTGCCAGGCCGGCTACTTCTATCTGCCCGAAGGGCCGGGCCTGGGCGTGGCGCCCACCGACGAGGTGTTGCAGTATGTGATGGGTGAATAG